A single Desulfobacterales bacterium DNA region contains:
- the nrdD gene encoding anaerobic ribonucleoside-triphosphate reductase yields the protein MGVVMPIKAENVAGAGVGATGGKVQKGDTTDLALFVRSSQEDMTGWNRGRIVDALLRETFVDRDTAERISIDVERTISSGKVKTVTGPLIREMVNAKLLELGLEQDRRMHTRLGVPLYDVDQLLVHPNKENANVPHGPEATNMTLAEGIKKEYALLHVFSADVADAHLNGDLHMHDLGFIDRPYCSGQSLEYIKKFGLNLPHSLSMAKPAKHAEVLLAHMVKFAAALQGHFAGAIGWDAVNLFYAPYLEELDDRAVKQLAQMLIFEFSQQAVARGGQAIFSDINIYWEVPKHFEDVPAIGPGGQYTGKTYGAYEKQAQRFAWALFEVYKEGDASGRPFFFPKPLVHITEKFFKTEGHMDFLHLICDVAADKGNTYFVFDRGDTAKISECCRLSFKLEASDLEDAKEPWRMRYSALQNITINLPRLAHQADGNDTRLFALLTERIMLAVKGHEQKKKFIEKLLAHGEGGPLSLLAMKLDGENYLRLHRCTYLVGMVGLNELVRLHLGEELHDSDQSMKFGLKVIAHMNLICKKMSEEAGMRFVLEQTPAESTAYRFAKLDLARFGDKAAAVLLGDMDKGEIYYTNSTLFNVGTTMNPVDRVQREGLFHPLIEAGSLTHIWLGEAQPDKGALADFVINVFRHTENDQVAFSPEFTTCLDCSRTSRGLVEKCIFCGSDHVDGITRITGYFTKVSSWNKGKRGELHDRYRNINRFSQGG from the coding sequence ATGGGAGTTGTGATGCCGATCAAGGCGGAAAACGTGGCTGGCGCCGGGGTTGGCGCAACCGGCGGCAAGGTGCAAAAGGGTGATACCACGGACCTGGCCCTTTTTGTCCGGAGTTCCCAGGAGGACATGACCGGATGGAACCGGGGGCGGATCGTCGATGCCCTGCTCCGCGAGACCTTTGTTGACCGCGATACGGCGGAACGGATTTCCATTGATGTCGAGCGGACCATCTCCTCCGGCAAGGTCAAGACGGTGACCGGTCCGCTGATCCGGGAAATGGTCAATGCCAAGCTCCTGGAACTGGGCCTGGAGCAGGACCGGCGGATGCATACCCGGCTCGGGGTGCCTCTCTATGACGTGGATCAACTCCTGGTGCACCCGAACAAGGAAAACGCCAACGTGCCCCACGGCCCCGAGGCCACCAACATGACCCTGGCCGAGGGCATCAAAAAGGAGTATGCCCTGCTCCATGTCTTTTCCGCCGACGTGGCTGACGCCCATTTGAACGGCGACCTCCACATGCATGATCTCGGTTTTATCGACCGGCCTTACTGTTCCGGCCAGTCACTGGAATATATCAAGAAATTCGGCCTGAACCTGCCCCACTCCCTGTCCATGGCCAAGCCGGCCAAGCACGCCGAGGTACTCCTGGCCCATATGGTCAAGTTCGCCGCCGCCTTGCAGGGCCATTTTGCCGGGGCCATCGGCTGGGATGCGGTCAACCTGTTCTATGCCCCCTATCTTGAGGAGCTGGACGACCGCGCGGTCAAGCAGCTGGCCCAGATGCTGATCTTCGAGTTCTCGCAGCAGGCCGTGGCCCGCGGCGGCCAGGCCATCTTCTCTGATATCAATATCTACTGGGAGGTGCCCAAGCATTTTGAGGACGTGCCGGCCATCGGCCCGGGCGGGCAGTACACCGGCAAGACCTACGGCGCGTACGAGAAACAGGCCCAGCGTTTTGCCTGGGCCCTGTTTGAGGTCTATAAGGAGGGTGACGCCTCGGGCCGGCCCTTTTTCTTCCCCAAGCCCCTGGTCCATATTACCGAGAAGTTTTTCAAGACCGAGGGTCACATGGATTTTCTCCACCTTATCTGCGACGTGGCCGCGGACAAGGGCAACACCTACTTTGTCTTTGATCGCGGCGACACTGCCAAGATCTCCGAGTGCTGCCGGCTCAGCTTCAAGCTGGAGGCCTCGGACCTGGAGGACGCCAAGGAGCCGTGGCGGATGCGCTACTCGGCCCTGCAGAACATCACCATCAACCTGCCGCGCCTGGCCCATCAGGCCGATGGCAACGACACCAGGCTGTTTGCCCTGCTCACCGAGCGGATCATGCTGGCGGTCAAGGGGCATGAGCAGAAAAAGAAGTTCATTGAAAAACTGCTGGCCCACGGCGAGGGCGGCCCCCTTTCCCTGCTGGCGATGAAACTGGACGGCGAAAACTATCTCCGGCTCCATCGCTGTACCTACCTGGTCGGCATGGTCGGCCTGAATGAACTGGTCCGGCTGCACCTGGGCGAGGAGCTGCACGACTCCGACCAGAGCATGAAATTCGGCCTCAAGGTCATCGCCCACATGAACCTGATCTGCAAGAAGATGAGCGAGGAGGCGGGTATGCGTTTCGTCCTCGAACAGACCCCGGCCGAGAGCACGGCCTATCGGTTTGCCAAGCTGGACCTGGCCCGGTTTGGTGATAAGGCCGCGGCAGTACTCCTGGGCGACATGGACAAGGGCGAGATCTACTATACCAATTCCACCCTGTTCAACGTGGGCACCACCATGAATCCGGTTGACCGGGTCCAGCGGGAGGGCTTGTTCCATCCGCTGATCGAGGCCGGCTCGCTGACCCATATCTGGCTGGGCGAGGCCCAGCCGGACAAGGGGGCCCTGGCCGATTTCGTGATCAATGTATTCCGCCATACCGAGAACGACCAGGTTGCCTTTTCGCCGGAGTTCACCACCTGCCTGGATTGCAGCAGGACCTCGCGCGGCCTGGTGGAAAAATGTATCTTCTGCGGCTCGGACCATGTGGACGGAATCACCCGGATCACCGGCTATTTCACCAAGGTGTCGAGCTGGAACAAGGGCAAGCGCGGTGAGCTGCATGACCGCTACCGCAATATCAATCGTTTCTCGCAAGGGGGATAG
- a CDS encoding anaerobic ribonucleoside-triphosphate reductase activating protein, with the protein MEKRSAMPGIKGFLETSFIDWPGRVCAVIFLGSCNLRCPFCHNHPLVLEPDRFPSHDPEEIIGRLAGRRQWLGGVCVSGGEPTLDPRLPELLADLKQAGWPVKLDTNGTRPGVLGRLFQAGLVDMVAMDVKAPLVAEKYQALAGTLVDLARINQSIDLVRASGLEYQFRMTVVPGFHDEDDVAAWARTLADPSGRGRLTLQNFNPRSTLAPELMEVKSFDPARFDQLKGIAANPGKAAAQVGPQPPRPAAVSDKQESLPAPLSGGCKGGFCF; encoded by the coding sequence ATGGAAAAAAGGAGTGCCATGCCCGGGATCAAGGGTTTTCTCGAAACCTCGTTTATTGATTGGCCGGGCCGGGTCTGTGCGGTTATTTTCCTGGGCAGCTGTAACCTGCGCTGCCCTTTTTGTCACAATCATCCCCTGGTCCTGGAACCGGACCGGTTTCCCAGCCATGATCCTGAAGAGATTATCGGCCGGCTGGCCGGGCGGCGCCAGTGGCTGGGCGGCGTCTGTGTCAGCGGCGGTGAGCCCACCCTGGACCCGCGGCTGCCAGAGTTGCTCGCTGACCTCAAACAGGCGGGCTGGCCGGTCAAGCTGGATACCAACGGCACCAGGCCCGGGGTGCTGGGCCGGCTTTTTCAGGCCGGCCTGGTGGACATGGTGGCCATGGACGTCAAGGCGCCGCTGGTTGCGGAAAAATACCAGGCCCTGGCCGGGACCCTGGTGGACCTTGCCCGGATCAACCAGAGCATCGATCTGGTCCGGGCAAGCGGCCTGGAGTATCAGTTCCGGATGACCGTGGTTCCCGGGTTTCACGATGAGGACGATGTGGCCGCCTGGGCCCGGACCCTTGCCGACCCCTCGGGCCGGGGCCGGCTCACCCTGCAGAACTTTAATCCGCGTTCAACCCTGGCCCCGGAATTGATGGAAGTGAAATCCTTTGATCCGGCCCGTTTTGACCAGCTCAAGGGGATCGCGGCCAACCCGGGAAAGGCAGCGGCGCAGGTCGGGCCGCAGCCGCCACGACCCGCTGCTGTTTCAGATAAACAGGAGAGCCTCCCGGCTCCTTTGTCGGGAGGCTGCAAAGGGGGTTTTTGTTTTTAA
- a CDS encoding TusE/DsrC/DsvC family sulfur relay protein has protein sequence MATIEHNGKSFEVDEDGFLAKGMEEWNEDWVDYVKTIEGIGELTPEHQKVIDALQEYYKKNGIAPMVRILSKTTGFPLKRIYELFPSGPGKGARKMAGLPKPTGCV, from the coding sequence ATGGCAACAATCGAGCATAATGGCAAGAGCTTTGAAGTTGACGAAGACGGCTTCTTGGCCAAGGGTATGGAAGAGTGGAACGAGGACTGGGTTGACTATGTCAAAACCATTGAAGGTATTGGCGAACTGACCCCTGAGCACCAGAAAGTCATCGACGCTCTTCAGGAGTACTACAAGAAGAACGGTATCGCCCCCATGGTACGGATCCTTTCCAAGACCACCGGTTTCCCGCTGAAGAGAATCTATGAACTCTTCCCCTCCGGCCCGGGCAAGGGAGCCCGCAAGATGGCCGGCCTGCCGAAGCCCACGGGTTGTGTGTAA